In a genomic window of Chrysemys picta bellii isolate R12L10 chromosome 1, ASM1138683v2, whole genome shotgun sequence:
- the LOC101945140 gene encoding taste receptor type 2 member 7-like, with translation MNAVPTLRKSLNQQCHYQTHPSRPAQESQFPFFAVFPRTEESPQVWKTTVRKMLTPVGLISMILLGLESLVASLGNGFIIVVIFIGWIKSRKVASCELILTSLSISRFLLQWIVMLSNVIYIVFPRTSALGCKHKGFGILWNFLNMVSLWCAAWLSVFYSVKIANFTRPFFLWLKLRIAWLVPRLLLGSLMVSLVSTIPLVWTDVGFDLCNSRKIPEGNTTLNDTKDIPYLFFMPMEIIVSAIPFIIFLFSSILLLISQWKHTKKMKNNVTGLKDLSVAAHTNAMKSLLSFFILFIIYFVTIIVILAGTIRFQNPARLSYEVLLSAYPSGHPIVLVLTNPKLKQLSVKILHQIKCQLREGTS, from the coding sequence ATGAATGCAGTTCCTACCCTTAGAAAAAGCTTAAACCAACAGTGTCATTACCAGACACATCCCAGCAGACCAGCACAAGAGTCACAATTTCCCTTTTTTGCAGTTTTTCCAAGAACAGAAGAATCACCACAGGTTTGGAAAACAACAGTTAGAAAGATGCTTACTCCAGTTGGTCTCATCTCTATGATACTTTTGGGACTTGAGTCCCTTGTTGCAAGCCTGGGAAATGGATTTATTATAGTTGTGATTTTCATTGGCTGGATCAAAAGCAGAAAGGTGGCCTCCTGTGAGCTCATTCTGACCTCCCTGAGTATCTCCAGGTTTCTCCTACAATGGATTGTAATGCTGAGCAACGTCATCTATATCGTTTTTCCAAGGACTTCTGCACTAGGATGCAAACACAAAGGATTCGGAATCCTGTGGAATTTTCTAAACATGGTCAGTCTCTGGTGTGCCGCCTGGCTTAGCGTCTTCTACTCTGTAAAGATTGCCAACTTCACCCGACCCTTCTTTCTCTGGTTGAAGCTGAGAATTGCTTGGCTGGTGCCAAGGCTGCTCCTGGGGTCCCTGATGGTTTCCTTGGTCAGTACCATCCCATTAGTCTGGACTGATGTTGGGTTTGATCTGTGCAACTCAAGAAAAATCCCAGAAGGAAATACAACCTTGAATGATACTAAGGATATCCCATATCTCTTCTTTATGCCTATGGAAATCATTGTATCTGCCATCCCTTTCATCATATTCTTGTTTTCATCCATCCTATTGCTCATCTCTCAATGGAAACACAccaagaaaatgaaaaacaatgttACTGGTTTGAAAGATCTCAGTGTGGCAGCCCATACCAATGCCATGAAATCTCTGCTCTCCTTTTTTATCCTCTTCATTATATATTTTGTGACTATAATAGTCATCTTGGCAGGCACAATCAGATTTCAAAACCCTGCCCGTTTATCTTATGAAGTTCTACTTTCTGCATATCCTTCTGGACACCCCATTGTTTTGGTTCTGACCAATCCAAAACTGAAACAGTTGTCAGTGAAGATTCTGCATCAAATCAAATGCCAACTAAGAGAAGGGACTTCATAA